A portion of the Bufo gargarizans isolate SCDJY-AF-19 chromosome 7, ASM1485885v1, whole genome shotgun sequence genome contains these proteins:
- the MPL gene encoding thrombopoietin receptor isoform X3 translates to MSGTMRRRHLPVTLCTFFILLCSAVKYKVTEEDLILLSGDHDVPHCFSRNLESVTCYWAAEELLTDAEELLTDADAGREDAPYRFHYSYDKLVFIPHRESEKDCELSVQTGPGRRTLYVCEEDEVVLFNDLNVCVKDKMTNQTLRSRTFELELFAILPPPQDIKVVWEESTERFRVTWKPPDMDMNFMFKYEVQFWSTEEQHESVIAEEMKEVLLPHLRPIQLYHLRVRTSWKAEKPSLWGSWSEAVTFNSLEFAENIGLHCFTSDLSQVCCKWDEKMDAAFLQVHYRYGQESTSTWQPCEDSAHLKDCHCVFPSRNDRSMSVTLKVTFVDGKEDLYYHKPFWINHVVLPPAPELHLHRLPGNKLALNWTSPIPVLGKHLIYQIRFSIDNEKSWTTLQVPSGVNSKLMSMVSDTSYTLQIRASPNQEEIQGSWSQWSARVSTKSPSSIAWVTPVIIISILIFLAAVLCLPCVFPSLYRKLKDKLWPPLPNLHRVLDTFLAEIQKQYQVKRLLIPE, encoded by the exons ATGTCTGGAACCATGAGGAGAAGACATCTACCTGTCACCTTGTGCACGTTCTTCATCTTGCTCTGCTCTGCTGTAAAATACAAAGTTACAGAAGAAG ACCTCATCCTCTTATCTGGAGACCATGACGTCCCTCATTGTTTCTCCAGAAACCTGGAATCTGTCACCTGTTACTGGGCGGCTGaggagctgctgacagatgctgaggagctgctgacagatgctgatGCAGGAAGGGAAGATGCTCCCTATAGATTTCATTACAGCTATGATAA ACTTGTTTTCATTCCCCACAGGGAATCGGAGAAGGACTGTGAGCTCTCGGTACAGACGGGTCCTGGTCGTCGCACCCTCTACGTCTGCGAGGAGGACGAGGTCGTCCTGTTCAATGACCTTAATGTTTGTGTGAAGGACAAGATGACAAACCAGACCCTGCGCAGCCGCACATTCGAATTAGAGCTTTTTG CGATATTACCGCCTCCGCAGGACATAAAGGTCGTGTGGGAAGAAAGTACTGAACGGTTCCGAGTCACCTGGAAACCTCCGGATATGGATATGAATTTCATGTTCAAATACGAGGTCCAGTTCTGGTCGACTGAGGAGCAGCACGAG TCTGTAATAGCGGAGGAGATGAAGGAGGTTCTGCTCCCGCACCTCAGGCCCATTCAGCTCTACCACCTCCGGGTCCGCACATCATGGAAGGCGGAGAAGCCATCGCTATGGGGTTCCTGGTCCGAGGCTGTCACCTTCAATAGTCTGGAGTTTGCAG AAAACATCGGGCTCCACTGCTTCACCTCTGACCTCTCTCAGGTCTGCTGCAAGTGGGATGAAAAGATGGACGCCGCTTTCCTCCAGGTGCACTATAGATATGGACAAGAGAG CACCTCCACGTGGCAGCCGTGCGAGGACTCTGCACATCTGAAGGACTGTCACTGTGTGTTCCCATCAAGAAACGACAGGTCCATGTCTGTGACACTGAAAGTAACGTTTGTGGATGGGAAGGAAGACTTATATTATCATAAGCCCTTCTGGATCAACCATGTAG TGCTCCCACCAGCCCCAGAGCTGCACCTCCACCGACTGCCTGGGAACAAGCTGGCTCTTAACTGGACAAGTCCAATTCCAGTTCTCGGAAAACACCTGATCTATCAGATCCGCTTTTCAATTGACAATGAGAAGTCCTGGACG ACTCTGCAGGTCCCGTCTGGAGTTAACAGCAAGCTGATGTCCATGGTCTCTGACACAAGCTATACCCTGCAAATCAGAGCAAGTCCCAACCAAGAGGAAATCCAAGGATCCTGGAGCCAGTGGTCTGCAAGAGTCTCCACCAAATCTCCTTCCAGTATTG CCTGGGTGACTCCAGTGATCATCATTTCCATTCTCATTTTCCTGGCTGCTGTACTTTGCCTGCCTTGTGTCTTCCCCTCACTTTATAG GAAGCTGAAAGACAAGTTGTGGCCTCCTTTACCGAATCTTCACCGAGTGCTGGACACATTCCTGGCTGAGATCCAGAAACAGTATCAG GTGAAGCGGCTCCTCATACCTGAGTAA
- the MPL gene encoding thrombopoietin receptor isoform X1, translating into MSGTMRRRHLPVTLCTFFILLCSAVKYKVTEEDLILLSGDHDVPHCFSRNLESVTCYWAAEELLTDAEELLTDADAGREDAPYRFHYSYDKLVFIPHRESEKDCELSVQTGPGRRTLYVCEEDEVVLFNDLNVCVKDKMTNQTLRSRTFELELFAILPPPQDIKVVWEESTERFRVTWKPPDMDMNFMFKYEVQFWSTEEQHESVIAEEMKEVLLPHLRPIQLYHLRVRTSWKAEKPSLWGSWSEAVTFNSLEFAENIGLHCFTSDLSQVCCKWDEKMDAAFLQVHYRYGQESTSTWQPCEDSAHLKDCHCVFPSRNDRSMSVTLKVTFVDGKEDLYYHKPFWINHVVLPPAPELHLHRLPGNKLALNWTSPIPVLGKHLIYQIRFSIDNEKSWTTLQVPSGVNSKLMSMVSDTSYTLQIRASPNQEEIQGSWSQWSARVSTKSPSSIAWVTPVIIISILIFLAAVLCLPCVFPSLYRKLKDKLWPPLPNLHRVLDTFLAEIQKQYQPESTPYEKPLEEAAQPSRLEILCELTLTSEGPQVSRDYVQLAPLSYQNEEYWPNLEPLEVNPDLSAHSQPPSGLTNKTYLPTVWSAL; encoded by the exons ATGTCTGGAACCATGAGGAGAAGACATCTACCTGTCACCTTGTGCACGTTCTTCATCTTGCTCTGCTCTGCTGTAAAATACAAAGTTACAGAAGAAG ACCTCATCCTCTTATCTGGAGACCATGACGTCCCTCATTGTTTCTCCAGAAACCTGGAATCTGTCACCTGTTACTGGGCGGCTGaggagctgctgacagatgctgaggagctgctgacagatgctgatGCAGGAAGGGAAGATGCTCCCTATAGATTTCATTACAGCTATGATAA ACTTGTTTTCATTCCCCACAGGGAATCGGAGAAGGACTGTGAGCTCTCGGTACAGACGGGTCCTGGTCGTCGCACCCTCTACGTCTGCGAGGAGGACGAGGTCGTCCTGTTCAATGACCTTAATGTTTGTGTGAAGGACAAGATGACAAACCAGACCCTGCGCAGCCGCACATTCGAATTAGAGCTTTTTG CGATATTACCGCCTCCGCAGGACATAAAGGTCGTGTGGGAAGAAAGTACTGAACGGTTCCGAGTCACCTGGAAACCTCCGGATATGGATATGAATTTCATGTTCAAATACGAGGTCCAGTTCTGGTCGACTGAGGAGCAGCACGAG TCTGTAATAGCGGAGGAGATGAAGGAGGTTCTGCTCCCGCACCTCAGGCCCATTCAGCTCTACCACCTCCGGGTCCGCACATCATGGAAGGCGGAGAAGCCATCGCTATGGGGTTCCTGGTCCGAGGCTGTCACCTTCAATAGTCTGGAGTTTGCAG AAAACATCGGGCTCCACTGCTTCACCTCTGACCTCTCTCAGGTCTGCTGCAAGTGGGATGAAAAGATGGACGCCGCTTTCCTCCAGGTGCACTATAGATATGGACAAGAGAG CACCTCCACGTGGCAGCCGTGCGAGGACTCTGCACATCTGAAGGACTGTCACTGTGTGTTCCCATCAAGAAACGACAGGTCCATGTCTGTGACACTGAAAGTAACGTTTGTGGATGGGAAGGAAGACTTATATTATCATAAGCCCTTCTGGATCAACCATGTAG TGCTCCCACCAGCCCCAGAGCTGCACCTCCACCGACTGCCTGGGAACAAGCTGGCTCTTAACTGGACAAGTCCAATTCCAGTTCTCGGAAAACACCTGATCTATCAGATCCGCTTTTCAATTGACAATGAGAAGTCCTGGACG ACTCTGCAGGTCCCGTCTGGAGTTAACAGCAAGCTGATGTCCATGGTCTCTGACACAAGCTATACCCTGCAAATCAGAGCAAGTCCCAACCAAGAGGAAATCCAAGGATCCTGGAGCCAGTGGTCTGCAAGAGTCTCCACCAAATCTCCTTCCAGTATTG CCTGGGTGACTCCAGTGATCATCATTTCCATTCTCATTTTCCTGGCTGCTGTACTTTGCCTGCCTTGTGTCTTCCCCTCACTTTATAG GAAGCTGAAAGACAAGTTGTGGCCTCCTTTACCGAATCTTCACCGAGTGCTGGACACATTCCTGGCTGAGATCCAGAAACAGTATCAG CCTGAATCTACTCCGTATGAGAAGCCTCTCGAGGAAGCCGCGCAGCCGTCACGTTTGGAGATCCTCTGTGAACTGACGCTAACCAGTGAAGGTCCGCAGGTATCCCGGGACTATGTTCAGCTGGctccactgagctaccagaatGAGGAATACTGGCCAAACCTGGAGCCTCTGGAGGTGAATCCAGACCTCAGCGCCCATAGTCAGCCTCCCAGTGGCCTCACCAATAAGACGTACCTGCCCACTGTCTGGAGCGCGCTGTGA
- the MPL gene encoding thrombopoietin receptor isoform X2, with the protein MSGTMRRRHLPVTLCTFFILLCSAVKYKVTEEDLILLSGDHDVPHCFSRNLESVTCYWAAEELLTDAEELLTDADAGREDAPYRFHYSYDKESEKDCELSVQTGPGRRTLYVCEEDEVVLFNDLNVCVKDKMTNQTLRSRTFELELFAILPPPQDIKVVWEESTERFRVTWKPPDMDMNFMFKYEVQFWSTEEQHESVIAEEMKEVLLPHLRPIQLYHLRVRTSWKAEKPSLWGSWSEAVTFNSLEFAENIGLHCFTSDLSQVCCKWDEKMDAAFLQVHYRYGQESTSTWQPCEDSAHLKDCHCVFPSRNDRSMSVTLKVTFVDGKEDLYYHKPFWINHVVLPPAPELHLHRLPGNKLALNWTSPIPVLGKHLIYQIRFSIDNEKSWTTLQVPSGVNSKLMSMVSDTSYTLQIRASPNQEEIQGSWSQWSARVSTKSPSSIAWVTPVIIISILIFLAAVLCLPCVFPSLYRKLKDKLWPPLPNLHRVLDTFLAEIQKQYQPESTPYEKPLEEAAQPSRLEILCELTLTSEGPQVSRDYVQLAPLSYQNEEYWPNLEPLEVNPDLSAHSQPPSGLTNKTYLPTVWSAL; encoded by the exons ATGTCTGGAACCATGAGGAGAAGACATCTACCTGTCACCTTGTGCACGTTCTTCATCTTGCTCTGCTCTGCTGTAAAATACAAAGTTACAGAAGAAG ACCTCATCCTCTTATCTGGAGACCATGACGTCCCTCATTGTTTCTCCAGAAACCTGGAATCTGTCACCTGTTACTGGGCGGCTGaggagctgctgacagatgctgaggagctgctgacagatgctgatGCAGGAAGGGAAGATGCTCCCTATAGATTTCATTACAGCTATGATAA GGAATCGGAGAAGGACTGTGAGCTCTCGGTACAGACGGGTCCTGGTCGTCGCACCCTCTACGTCTGCGAGGAGGACGAGGTCGTCCTGTTCAATGACCTTAATGTTTGTGTGAAGGACAAGATGACAAACCAGACCCTGCGCAGCCGCACATTCGAATTAGAGCTTTTTG CGATATTACCGCCTCCGCAGGACATAAAGGTCGTGTGGGAAGAAAGTACTGAACGGTTCCGAGTCACCTGGAAACCTCCGGATATGGATATGAATTTCATGTTCAAATACGAGGTCCAGTTCTGGTCGACTGAGGAGCAGCACGAG TCTGTAATAGCGGAGGAGATGAAGGAGGTTCTGCTCCCGCACCTCAGGCCCATTCAGCTCTACCACCTCCGGGTCCGCACATCATGGAAGGCGGAGAAGCCATCGCTATGGGGTTCCTGGTCCGAGGCTGTCACCTTCAATAGTCTGGAGTTTGCAG AAAACATCGGGCTCCACTGCTTCACCTCTGACCTCTCTCAGGTCTGCTGCAAGTGGGATGAAAAGATGGACGCCGCTTTCCTCCAGGTGCACTATAGATATGGACAAGAGAG CACCTCCACGTGGCAGCCGTGCGAGGACTCTGCACATCTGAAGGACTGTCACTGTGTGTTCCCATCAAGAAACGACAGGTCCATGTCTGTGACACTGAAAGTAACGTTTGTGGATGGGAAGGAAGACTTATATTATCATAAGCCCTTCTGGATCAACCATGTAG TGCTCCCACCAGCCCCAGAGCTGCACCTCCACCGACTGCCTGGGAACAAGCTGGCTCTTAACTGGACAAGTCCAATTCCAGTTCTCGGAAAACACCTGATCTATCAGATCCGCTTTTCAATTGACAATGAGAAGTCCTGGACG ACTCTGCAGGTCCCGTCTGGAGTTAACAGCAAGCTGATGTCCATGGTCTCTGACACAAGCTATACCCTGCAAATCAGAGCAAGTCCCAACCAAGAGGAAATCCAAGGATCCTGGAGCCAGTGGTCTGCAAGAGTCTCCACCAAATCTCCTTCCAGTATTG CCTGGGTGACTCCAGTGATCATCATTTCCATTCTCATTTTCCTGGCTGCTGTACTTTGCCTGCCTTGTGTCTTCCCCTCACTTTATAG GAAGCTGAAAGACAAGTTGTGGCCTCCTTTACCGAATCTTCACCGAGTGCTGGACACATTCCTGGCTGAGATCCAGAAACAGTATCAG CCTGAATCTACTCCGTATGAGAAGCCTCTCGAGGAAGCCGCGCAGCCGTCACGTTTGGAGATCCTCTGTGAACTGACGCTAACCAGTGAAGGTCCGCAGGTATCCCGGGACTATGTTCAGCTGGctccactgagctaccagaatGAGGAATACTGGCCAAACCTGGAGCCTCTGGAGGTGAATCCAGACCTCAGCGCCCATAGTCAGCCTCCCAGTGGCCTCACCAATAAGACGTACCTGCCCACTGTCTGGAGCGCGCTGTGA